The Candidatus Obscuribacterales bacterium genome contains the following window.
CAATCCTGACCTCCAAGTTAGAATGTTCCTGAACGTCAAACGTAAGTACCAAGACCGTACCCCAGCCTCTGTCTTGCTCCGGCAGTTTGCCGAAACCTTTCGCCACCACGTCTGGCCAGGTCAACGCCTACCAGAGGTCTTCCATGACCCTCGCACCATGCTGATGACCGCTGAGTCTAACGCCTGCCTCCACGCCAAGTGCGTCGTCGTCGATGAAGAGCGCCTGCTGATCACCTCCGCCAACTTCACCGAGGCTGCCCATGAACGCAACATTGAGGCCGGGGTGCTGATGCGCGATCGCGTCCTCGCTAAAGCCATTCGCTCTCAGTTTGAGATGCTAGTTGTCAGAAACCTGATCGAGCGCGTACCAGGCTTGTGAGATGAGATGAAAACCAGAAAACCTTCAGCATCTCAGCCCATGAAGTCGCTTAAAAGTCAGGACGCTATCTGTGGCCCCAGAGGAACGCCAGAAGACCTTGCTGTTGGCGGGCACCGACCAGAAGCGGTCAGCGACTACTCAGCTCGTGAGAGAGGATCTGAAGGCAGAAGGAGCCCTCGGCCAGAGTTTGATGGTGAAGCGGCTGAAGGCGAGGGATTTAACAGAGACCCAGGCGGGCTATGCCCACCACTTTCAGCCGGGGAATGTGCTGATTCCCCATAGCCAACTAGTTAACGTACTGGTGTAGGCTTTACTCATCGCTCTTACAGGGCTGTAGCTTTACTAATCTCAGCCTAAACCGTGTGAGCTTTTTACTGCTCAGCCAGCTTTTCAAACGCCCTCCAACCATTCTCGACCATTTTCCGCATTGCATTGAGTATAGTCGTGGCCTCAACCCTTCAAATCTCATCCCATCCCCATGATCATTCGCTGTTTTCTCCATAACGAGGGGCGTTGAATAATCGCGATTCCGGTCGCGTAGATCACAGTGTCGGCTGCAATACATGGAAAACCGCGATCGCTTCGGTAGAATTCGAGCAATGATGCCCAGTCATGTTGTTCCAGTGCCCTTTACCAGACTTCATTCACCGAACTGTACTGGTTAGGTGCCGTTTTTTCTGTCTCTTGCCATCCGGTTTCTGCCTCACCAACCGCCCTTATGACAACCCTTTACGATCTGTTTTTGCGCGGTGGCCCTGTCATGTGGCCGCTGTTGCTGCTATCGGTGCTAACGCTATCTTGTGCGTTAGATCGCCTCTGGTTTTGGTTTCGGCTACTCAGTCAGGAAGATCGTATCGTCCATGATGTTTTGGATGCGAGCCAGCATGATCTAGATGACGCACGGGCGATCGCCGAACATTCGCAATACTTACCCATTGGGCGTTTTTTGCTGGCTCCCCTAAAGCTCCACTACCCCACCCCCGAAACCTTTCGGCTGGCCCTAGAAGCAGCGGGCGATCGCGAATTTGCCCAGATGCACAAGGGCGATAAATTACTGGAAACGGTGGTGGCAATCGCGCCATTGCTAGGACTACTCGGAACCGTTACCGGTCTGATCGCCACGTTTAGCAGTCTGAACGTCGGTGGTGGTGGAACGACCGCTGAAGCCACAAAAGCGGCGGCTGGGATTGGAGAAGCACTGATTACAAC
Protein-coding sequences here:
- a CDS encoding MotA/TolQ/ExbB proton channel family protein; this encodes MTTLYDLFLRGGPVMWPLLLLSVLTLSCALDRLWFWFRLLSQEDRIVHDVLDASQHDLDDARAIAEHSQYLPIGRFLLAPLKLHYPTPETFRLALEAAGDREFAQMHKGDKLLETVVAIAPLLGLLGTVTGLIATFSSLNVGGGGTTAEATKAAAGIGEALITTAAGMIVAILALLVYRVFVSLQAQQMEYFSDAGSELELIYRQVWYEPSYFSEDRLPRAIAPHVETSPSDSERDYAV